A region of Panthera uncia isolate 11264 chromosome D4, Puncia_PCG_1.0, whole genome shotgun sequence DNA encodes the following proteins:
- the GTF3C4 gene encoding general transcription factor 3C polypeptide 4 → MSSADKARVGLAADGPAPPEEEEGEGGGEAGGKEPAADAAPGPSAAFRFLVTRREPAVKLQYAVSGLEPLAWSEDHRVSVSTARSIAVLELICDVHNPGQDLVIHRTSVPAPLNSCLLKVGSKAEVAECKEKFATSKDPTVSQTFMLDRVFNPEGKALPPMRGFKYTSWSPMGCDANGRCLLAALTMDNRLTIQANLNRLQWVQLVDLTEIYGERLYETSYRLSKNEAPEGNLGDFAEFQRRHSMQTPVRMEWSGICTTQQVKHNNECRDVGSVLLAVLFENGDIAVWQFQLPFVGKESISSCNTIESGINSPSVLFWWEYEHNNRKMSGLIVGSAFGPVKILPVNLKAVKGYFTLRQPVVLWKEMDQLPVHSIKCVPLYHPYQKCSCSLVVAARGSYVFWCLLLISKAGLNVHNSHVTGLHSLPIVSMTADKQNGTVYTCSSDGKVRQLIPIFTDVALKFEHQLIKLSDVFGSVRTHGIAVSPCGAYLAVITTEGMVNGLHPVNKNYQVQFVTLKTFEEAAAQLLESSVQNLFKQVDLIDLVRWKILKDKHIPQFLQEALEKKIESSGATYFWRFKLFLLRILYQSMQKTPSEALWKPSHEDSKILLVDSPGMGNAEEEQEEGTSRQASRQGLQERSREGDPEDPIDDSLTPGDAGGREPMEEKLLEIQGKIEGVEMHLTREHMKRVLGEVYLHTWITENTSIPTRGLCNFLMSDEEYDDRTARVLIGHISKKMNKQTFPEHCSLCKEILPFTDRKQAVCSNGHIWLRCFLTYQSCQSLIYRRCLLHDSIARHPAPEDPDWIKRLLQSPCPFCDSPVF, encoded by the exons ATGAGCTCGGCTGACAAGGCCCGGGTGGGGCTCGCGGCCGACGGGCCTGCGCCgcccgaggaggaggagggcgaggGGGGCGGCGAGGCGGGCGGGAAGGAGCCGGCTGCAGACGCGGCCCCCGGGCCCAGTGCCGCGTTCCGCTTCCTGGTGACTCGGCGGGAGCCGGCCGTGAAGCTGCAGTATGCGGTGAGCGGCTTGGAGCCGCTGGCCTGGTCCGAGGACCACCGCGTGTCCGTGTCCACGGCCCGCAGCATCGCTGTGCTGGAGCTCATCTGCGACGTGCACAACCCGGGCCAGGACCTGGTTATCCATCGCACCTCGGTGCCCGCCCCTCTCAACAGCTGCCTCCTCAAA GTTGGCTCTAAAGCAGAAGTTGCTGAGTGTAAGGAGAAGTTTGCCACCTCGAAAGACCCCACAGTCAGCCAGACTTTCATGTTGGATAGGGTGTTCAACCCTGAGGGGAAGGCTTTGCCGCCGATGAGGGGATTCAAATATACTAGCTGGTCCCCCATGGGCTGTGATGCAAATGGCAGGTGCCTCTTGGCGGCACTGACCATGGACAATCGCCTGACCATCCAGGCTAACCTCAACAGACTCCAGTGGGTCCAGCTGGTCGACCTGACAGAGATTTATGGAGAACGTCTCTACGAGACCAGTTACAGGCTCTCTAAAAATGAGGCTCCGGAAGGGAATCTCGGGGACTTCGCGGAGTTTCAGAGGAGACACAGCATGCAGACTCCGGTCAGGATGGAGTGGTCGGGCATCTGCACCACTCAGCAGGTCAAGCATAACAACGAGTGCCGGGACGTAGGCAGCGTGCTCCTGGCGGTCCTCTTTGAGAACGGTGACATTGCCGTGTGGCAGTTTCAGCTGCCCTTCGTAGGGAAGGAATCCATCTCATCGTGCAACACGATCGAGTCCGGAATCAACTCtcctagtgttttgttttggtgggaATATGAGCACAATAATCGGAAAATGAGCGGCCTTATCGTGGGGAGCGCTTTCGGACCCGTAAAAATCCTGCCCGTCAATCTCAAAGCAGTTAAAGGCTATTTCACTCTAAGGCAGCCTGTTGTCTTGTGGAAAGAGATGGACCAGTTGCCAGTGCACAGCATTAAATGTGTCCCGCTCTATCACCCTTACCAGAAGTGTAGTTGTAGCTTGGTGGTGGCAGCAAGAGGATCCTACGTGTTTTGGTGTCTTCTTCTGATCTCCAAAGCAGGCCTCAATGTTCACAATTCCCACGTCACAGGCCTTCACTCGCTGCCGATCGTCTCCATGACTGCGGACAAGCAGAACGGGACGGTGTACACTTGTTCCAGTGACGGGAAGGTGAGGCAGCTGATTCCCATTTTCACAGATGTGGCGTTAAAGTTTGAACACCAGCTAATTAAACTCTCGGATGTGTTTGGCTCCGTGAGGACGCACGGGATAGCGGTGAGCCCCTGCGGCGCGTACCTGGCCGTCATTACGACCGAGGGCATGGTCAACGGCCTCCACCCCGTTAACAAAAACTACCAGGTCCAGTTCGTAACTCTCAAAACCTTTGAAGAGGCAGCTGCTCAGCTCCTGGAGTCTTCCGTTCAGAATCTCTTCAAGCAGGTTGATTTAATAGATCTGGTTCGCtggaagattttaaaagataaacacatCCCGCAGTTTTTACAAGAAGCTTTGGAAAAAAAGATCGAAAGCAGTGGGGCCACGTATTTTTGGCGTTTCAAACTGTTCCTCCTGAGGATTTTGTATCAGTCGATGCAGAAAACCCCTTCAGAAGCATTATGGAAACCGTCCCACGAGGACTCCAAAATCTTACTCGTTGACTCCCCTGGGATGGGCAATGCCGAGGAGGAACAAGAGGAAGGCACTTCCAGACAGGCCAGTAGGCAGGGCCttcaggagaggagcagagagggcgaTCCCGAGGACCCCATCGACGACTCACTGACCCCTGGAGACGCCGGGGGCCGGGAGCCGATGGAAGAGAAGCTCCTGGAGATCCAAGGGAAGATCGAAGGCGTGGAAATGCACTTGACCAGGGAGCACATGAAGCGGGTCTTAGGAGAAGTGTACCTGCACACCTGGATCACAGAGAACACGAGCATCCCCACCAGGGGCCTCTGCAACTTTCTGATGTCTGACGAGGAGTACGATGACCGCACGGCACGG GTGCTGATTGGACACATCTCAAAGAAGATGAACAAACAGACCTTCCCTGAGCACTGTAGTTTGTGTAAAGAGATCTTGCCATTCACAGATCGCAAACAGGCAGTCTGCTCCAATGGCCACATCTGGCTCCG